A stretch of the Solanum dulcamara chromosome 6, daSolDulc1.2, whole genome shotgun sequence genome encodes the following:
- the LOC129892856 gene encoding uncharacterized protein LOC129892856 yields MGDWMKLVLGYTINHKCPIKPADPTEEEIQPYNKWVKADEMARYYIFSSMANFLQHQHQSMTSAYDMLASLKEMFDEQNHASNQTAMKVLLTTKMAEGSSVIEHMLKLMNYLNEMEILGAEIYKESQAVETIIKHQTPAAFLVDKAGPLSSKPTQYQKKKKKAHKAVSPQRC; encoded by the exons ATGGGTGATTGGATGAAGTTGGTGTTGGGATATACCATTAACCAT AAATGTCCAATCAAACCAGCAGATCCTACTGAGGAGGAGATCCAACCCTATAACAAATGGGTCAAGGCTGATGAGATGGCAAGATACTATATTTTTTCCTCAATGGCAAATTTCTTGCAGCATCAACATCAGTCAATGACATCTGCTTATGATATGCTCGCATCTCTCAAGGAGATGTTTGATGAGCAAAATCATGCTTCAAATCAGACTGCCATGAAAGTCCTTTTAACCACAAAAATGGCTGAAGGATCTTCTGTCATAGAACATATGCTGAAGTTGATGAATTACTTGAATGAGATGGAGATACTTGGTGCTGAGATTTATAAGGAATCTCAA GCGGTAGAGACTATAATCAAGCACCAAACTCCTGCGGCATTTTTGGTTGACAAGGCTGGACCCTTATCTTCTAAGCCAACACAATaccagaagaagaagaaaaaggcaCACAAGGCTGTGTCTCCCCAGAGATGCTAA
- the LOC129891147 gene encoding probable galactinol--sucrose galactosyltransferase 2 encodes MTVTPNISINDGNLIVHGKTILKGVPDNIILSPGSGVGLVTGAFIGATASESKCLHVLPVGVLEDTRFMCLFRFKLWWMTQRMGTCGNDIPLETQFMLVESKDTTEGEHDHDPTIYTVFLPLLEGQFRAVLQGNEKNEMEICLESGDNAVKTNQGLHLVYMNAGTNPFEVIKQAVKSVEQHLQTFHHREKKKLPSIIDWFGWCTWDAFYTDVTAEGVEDGLNSLSKGGVRPRFLIIDDGWQQIGDEASKDTNCVVQEGAQFANRLTGIKENKKFQTKGLKHVVEEAKKQHNIKYVYTWHALAGYWGGVHPAGPGLEHYDTALAYPVQSPGVMGNQPDIVMDSLAVHGLGLVHPKKVFNFYNELHAYLASCGVDGVKVDVQNILETLGAGHGGRVSITRSYVQALEASIAQNFPDNGCIACMNHNTDGLYSSKQTALVRASDDYYPRDPASHTIHISSVCYNSLFLGEFMQPDWDMFHSLHPTAEYHAAARAVGGSPIYVSDKPGNHNFELLKKLILPDGSVLRTQLPGRPTHDCLFVDPARDGTSLLKIWNVNICTGVVGVFNCQGAGWCKVIKKTRIHDASPGTLTTSVQATDVDNIAQLAGIDWNGESVAYCFRSGKVVVLPRGASLPVTLKVLEYEVFHFSPVKEVVTNISFAPIGLMDMINSGGAIDQYEVHQAFEKKPQHSDDRSQSPTATVSLKVRGCGRFGVYISQIPLKCSVDGADTVYNYNKESGLLTMNIPVPQEEMYKWNIEIQV; translated from the exons ATGACAGTCACACCTAACATCTCCATCAATGATGGCAACCTCATTGTACATGGCAAGACCATACTGAAGGGTGTGCCTGACAACATTATCTTGTCTCCTGGATCTGGGGTGGGGCTTGTTACTGGTGCATTTATTGGAGCAACAGCTTCAGAGAGCAAATGCTTGCATGTTCTCCCTGTTGGGGTCTTAGA GGATACTCGGTTCATGTGTTTATTCCGTTTCAAGCTGTGGTGGATGACTCAGAGAATGGGGACATGTGGAAATGATATTCCTTTGGAGACCCAGTTCATGCTTGTGGAGAGCAAAGACACCACCGAGGGTGAGCATGACCATGACCCAACTATTTACACGGTCTTCCTCCCTCTACTTGAGGGACAGTTTCGTGCTGTTCTTCAAGGCAATGAGAAGAACGAAATGGAGATTTGCCTTGAAAGTG GAGATAATGCTGTTAAAACCAACCAAGGGCTTCATCTTGTCTACATGAATGCTGGGACCAATCCCTTTGAAGTCATTAAACAGGCTGTGAA ATCTGTTGAGCAACACTTGCAAACTTTCCATCACAGAGAGAAAAAGAAG TTGCCCTCAATTATTGATTGGTTTGGGTGGTGCACATGGGATGCCTTTTACACTGATGTCACAGCAGAGGGTGTCGAGGATGGCCTCAACAG CTTATCCAAGGGTGGTGTTCGCCCACGTTTCCTGATCATTGATGATGGTTGGCAACAGATTGGTGATGAAGCATCCAAGGACACTAATTGTGTAGTACAAGAAGGAGCACA GTTTGCCAACAGGCTAACAGGAATTAAAGAAAACAAGAAGTTCCAAACAAAAGGCCTGAAGCATGTAGTGGAGGAAGCCAAGAAACAACATAATATCAA GTATGTGTACACATGGCATGCCCTAGCGGGTTACTGGGGTGGAGTACACCCTGCTGGTCCTGGGCTCGAGCACTATGACACTGCATTGGCGTATCCCGTTCAGTCCCCTGGTGTGATGGGAAACCAACCTGACATTGTTATGGACAGTCTTGCAGTTCATGGCTTAGGTTTAGTGCACCCAAAAAAGGTCTTCAACTTTTATAATGAACTACATGCCTATCTGGCATCTTGTGGGGTTGATGGAGTCAAGGTTGATGTCCAGAACATACTTGAAACACTTGGAGCTGGCCATGGTGGTAGAGTTTCCATCACGAGAAGCTATGTCCAGGCCCTTGAAGCATCCATTGCTCAAAACTTTCCTGACAATGGCTGCATTGCCTGCATGAATCACAACACTGATGGGCTCTACAGTTCTAAGCAAACTGCTCTAGTTAGAGCTTCTGATGATTATTATCCTCGTGATCCAGCTTCTCATACCATCCATATATCTTCTGTTTGCTACAACTCGTTGTTCTTGGGAGAATTCATGCAACCAGACTGGGACATGTTCCAC AGTCTTCACCCAACTGCTGAATATCATGCTGCAGCTAGAGCAGTTGGAGGATCACCAATTTATGTGAG TGACAAACCCGGAAATCACAACTTCGAGCTTCTGAAGAAGCTTATCCTTCCTGATGGATCAGTACTTCGCACTCAGTTGCCTGGCCGACCTACTCATGATTGCCTATTTGTTGATCCAGCAAGAGACGGGACAAG CTTACTTAAAATATGGAACGTGAACATATGCACTGGAGTGGTTGGTGTATTTAACTGCCAAGGGGCTGGCTGGTGCAAGGTCATAAAGAAGACACGTATCCATGATGCATCCCCCGGCACACTTACAACTTCTGTCCAAGCAACTGATGTTGACAACATTGCTCAACTCGCTGGCATTGATTGGAATGGGGAATCTGTAGCCTATTGCTTTAGATCAG GGAAAGTGGTTGTCCTACCGAGAGGTGCTTCACTGCCTGTAACACTTAAAGTTCTTGAATATGAAGTATTCCACTTTTCTCCTGTCAAG GAAGTTGTGACAAACATCTCTTTTGCTCCAATTGGGCTGATGGATATGATCAACAGTGGTGGTGCCATAGATCAATATGAAGTCCATCAAGCTTTTGAGAAGAAACCCCAACATTCTGATGATAGAAGCCAATCTCCTACTGCAACAGTCTCACTGAAGGTCAGGGGATGTGGCCGTTTTGGCGTTTACATTTCCCAAATACCCCTGAAATGTTCAGTAGATGGTGCAGACACCGTCTATAACTACAACAAAGAATCTGGACTGCTGACTATGAATATCCCAGTTCCACAAGAAGAGATGTACAAATGGAATATCGAAATTCAGGTCTAA